One genomic segment of Rubripirellula amarantea includes these proteins:
- a CDS encoding dockerin type I domain-containing protein, with product MSQLPTPTRPLSRRDCQIQRPNRCRMLSLETLEQRRLLTATLVQETPYNDSRAQAQDIGIVGEQIIEGNLGYFAGDPDDTRYIDPDNFSFDVESAQHVAFRLQQFAVFDDHQIVVLLYDSDSSSSALETIYNDRESTELVHNFGLLEPGTYFVTLLPAHIADHGYTEIRMVDYQFSVELGDDTGSGSGGNNGGGTGTGTGEPVENDSIEPNDTLGTASRISSVIPRVLAVDAVIAQGDVDYFSFDNEVPGDLVIDIDARDGERSELNSAIELYRLATGELLASNLDGVDPDTGDDSGDSLLRYRDRVGGAVAVRVSGEDDSVGAYRLSFTSSPRIPFGAYEFNDTFETATPVSILPNVPLEIRGAEVRPDDDLDHYQFELTSRGWLTLDIDAQEIGMSTLDGRLTLMNASADVLEVSESGVDPDTEYRGLDPVIRRLLEPGTYVVRVDGSTTEVDNFYVLTALFEKADGLTSDSIGDTFTAAANMGLLVPYETSQRNSAIDDINDIDMFRLDFSDMERPTLLKVDIDASPYGSSLDSYVRLFDSDGNELASNDDAFDPVTGNSSDSWLERVLVTPGIYYVGVSSFGNQNYVSSGASVTAADGGTTTGEYIVRFDTKVSTNARSNRIQTVYLDFEGGRFTDHNQYSFHLPAFDPADVGRPASERDAIIERVYEHVLDDFIVSGSFEDPDTPLNLPIDFVLERPSDDLEYSTIMIGGSYPLQRVLGLAQKVDIGNRDIEDNAAVFTQAFRTEPTVYGKDLDTVSLAIASTLSHEVGHLLGLSHQVEDGLLMQTGKLDTDRSDDERFGRGQLFLGLKLPPGEFEDSVERLRQALQIPPAFVGPDPGDPSFTGVGQVSTFIYQAFGGAEVAEINVEAGENEVLFIDVDAQSLGSKLDLQMEVYDQSGALKSTVYDSIDPITNAVSLDPHLRYQVPSAGIYTIRLKGSERSSDQFNSAQTVSVNVRRSTEEIEQRLIVSSINIGRVPKSISVDENELTEIIDDSGNRIVVEISGGGTLDVETSSATANQGDIERIVVRDATNQTRVSVRASQQGARIGEILFNSETAVGLQVGTESIPVDVNDVISVASLGQVDLHGKLHGRISVGGSLQSLRINSTAENAVIQVADSLDEATFESSTAAAMSIGQRLTQMTIHGSWNGRLSAASLGDIDVLGDFGSANLPDSSTEEVGALDSDDVAATQASIVADHDIESVNVLGSFYGAIRSGGSVEQIASQGLSMGTIVASTVQASRFTAGTMLLQTSGTGEMDVVLHQVGSALDGVFATGQESFLDLRLADSTGQIVRDSQSGSLDFDGQPAGFYRLIWDAGSMDQSVAIRLPTGTNGLQLDAEQVDVAILDLDDGQITVPASSQYRTLVFSIGQESDLSLTTSGLSPTSLAMPRIISSDREILGSLVDPSHETSLQTISLSPQTYVLLVPPLDHEITVELDFEHVGSRTEALTNVLYPSDVNLDGQTSALDALLIVNLLARVEGNLRTAGLLPDVSGDGDVTALDALQVINRMTRTSLSASSDGEMVSFVKVIRSDDTVMPIETPVDSLDRSIEEMRSWFGPLLATLPAPLRSQPESHRGSLYVEPQKGERSDIKRSSNPNASVADHELGSIISTDMR from the coding sequence ATGTCCCAATTACCGACACCAACACGTCCGCTATCGCGACGTGATTGCCAGATCCAACGTCCCAATCGATGCCGTATGCTTTCGCTGGAAACGCTAGAACAGCGAAGATTGTTGACGGCAACGCTGGTTCAAGAAACACCGTACAACGACTCTCGTGCACAAGCGCAAGACATTGGTATTGTCGGTGAGCAAATCATCGAAGGTAACCTTGGGTACTTTGCAGGTGACCCGGACGATACGCGGTACATCGACCCCGACAACTTTAGTTTCGATGTTGAGTCGGCTCAGCACGTCGCATTTCGGCTGCAACAGTTTGCGGTATTCGACGATCACCAAATTGTGGTCTTGTTGTACGATTCAGATTCTTCAAGTAGCGCACTGGAAACGATCTACAACGATCGCGAATCAACGGAACTCGTTCACAACTTTGGTTTGCTAGAACCGGGGACGTATTTTGTAACGTTGCTACCAGCACACATTGCTGATCACGGTTACACAGAAATTCGGATGGTCGATTATCAGTTCAGTGTAGAGCTGGGCGACGATACAGGATCTGGTAGCGGAGGCAACAATGGCGGTGGAACTGGGACTGGAACTGGTGAACCGGTTGAAAATGATTCGATTGAACCGAACGACACGCTGGGGACTGCATCACGTATCAGTTCGGTGATTCCACGAGTTCTAGCCGTCGATGCGGTGATAGCCCAAGGAGACGTCGACTACTTCTCATTCGACAACGAAGTCCCTGGCGACTTGGTCATTGATATTGATGCTCGTGACGGTGAACGATCCGAACTTAATTCAGCCATCGAACTATATCGCTTGGCTACCGGCGAGCTATTGGCCAGCAACCTCGACGGCGTCGATCCCGACACAGGCGACGACTCGGGCGATTCACTGTTGCGATACCGTGATCGTGTCGGTGGGGCAGTCGCGGTACGCGTGAGCGGCGAAGACGATTCAGTGGGGGCTTACCGCTTGAGCTTTACCTCATCGCCTCGGATTCCTTTTGGCGCCTACGAATTCAACGACACGTTTGAAACAGCCACCCCAGTTTCGATCTTGCCGAATGTGCCGTTGGAAATTCGTGGAGCAGAGGTGCGTCCGGATGACGACCTCGATCACTATCAATTTGAACTCACCAGCCGCGGATGGCTAACACTCGACATTGATGCGCAAGAAATTGGAATGTCGACCCTGGACGGGCGTTTAACCTTGATGAACGCTTCCGCGGATGTTCTTGAAGTCAGCGAGAGTGGCGTCGATCCTGACACGGAATACCGAGGCCTTGATCCCGTCATCCGAAGGCTGCTCGAACCCGGAACTTACGTCGTACGCGTCGATGGGTCGACGACTGAAGTAGATAATTTCTATGTACTCACAGCTCTGTTTGAGAAAGCAGATGGTCTGACCAGCGACTCAATCGGCGACACATTTACCGCGGCCGCTAATATGGGGCTGCTCGTTCCCTACGAAACGTCCCAACGAAATTCGGCAATCGATGATATCAATGATATCGACATGTTTCGTTTGGACTTCAGCGATATGGAACGCCCCACTTTGTTGAAGGTCGACATTGACGCCAGTCCCTATGGATCTTCGCTAGACTCTTACGTGCGGCTGTTTGATTCGGACGGAAACGAGTTAGCCAGCAACGACGACGCGTTTGATCCCGTCACCGGAAATAGCAGCGATTCGTGGCTAGAACGCGTGTTGGTAACACCCGGCATCTACTATGTTGGCGTTTCCAGCTTTGGCAACCAGAACTATGTATCCAGCGGTGCATCCGTCACGGCAGCCGATGGCGGTACCACGACCGGTGAGTACATCGTCCGCTTCGATACCAAAGTCAGCACTAATGCGAGAAGCAATCGCATCCAAACAGTGTATCTGGATTTTGAAGGAGGTAGGTTTACTGACCACAACCAGTACTCTTTTCATTTACCCGCCTTCGACCCGGCGGATGTCGGTCGCCCGGCTTCCGAACGCGATGCCATCATTGAGCGAGTGTATGAGCACGTGCTTGACGACTTTATCGTTAGCGGCTCATTCGAGGATCCTGATACTCCGTTAAATCTCCCGATCGATTTCGTCTTGGAACGCCCATCGGACGACTTGGAATATTCCACCATTATGATCGGAGGAAGTTACCCGCTCCAGCGTGTTCTGGGACTGGCGCAAAAGGTGGACATTGGCAATCGAGATATCGAGGACAATGCTGCAGTCTTCACACAAGCGTTCCGCACCGAACCAACCGTCTATGGCAAAGATCTCGATACAGTCTCTCTAGCAATTGCGAGTACTCTCAGTCACGAGGTTGGTCATCTGCTTGGGTTGTCACATCAGGTAGAGGACGGACTTTTGATGCAGACGGGTAAGCTTGACACGGACCGGAGCGACGACGAACGGTTTGGTCGCGGGCAGCTTTTTCTTGGACTGAAGTTGCCACCTGGAGAGTTCGAGGACAGTGTTGAGCGACTCCGCCAAGCGCTTCAGATTCCACCCGCGTTCGTTGGCCCGGACCCCGGCGACCCCAGCTTCACAGGTGTAGGGCAAGTCAGCACGTTCATTTACCAAGCCTTCGGCGGTGCAGAAGTAGCAGAGATTAACGTCGAAGCGGGCGAAAACGAAGTACTTTTCATCGACGTGGACGCTCAATCACTCGGATCAAAGCTGGACTTGCAAATGGAAGTCTATGACCAAAGTGGCGCACTAAAGTCGACGGTCTATGATTCAATTGATCCGATCACCAACGCTGTCTCACTTGATCCTCACCTGCGCTATCAGGTTCCATCTGCCGGTATTTACACAATCCGGTTAAAAGGATCCGAACGCAGTTCAGATCAGTTCAATAGTGCCCAAACGGTTTCCGTCAATGTGCGTCGCTCTACCGAAGAAATTGAACAACGATTGATCGTATCATCAATCAACATCGGACGTGTACCGAAGTCGATTTCGGTGGATGAGAACGAGCTTACTGAGATTATCGATGACTCAGGAAACCGTATTGTCGTGGAAATTTCGGGTGGCGGAACACTGGATGTGGAAACCAGCTCCGCAACCGCAAATCAAGGTGATATTGAAAGAATCGTCGTTCGCGATGCCACCAACCAGACACGTGTTTCCGTTCGTGCAAGTCAGCAGGGCGCACGCATTGGCGAGATTCTTTTCAATAGTGAAACCGCCGTTGGACTTCAAGTTGGGACCGAGTCTATTCCCGTCGACGTTAACGATGTCATCTCAGTAGCATCACTCGGACAGGTCGACCTTCATGGGAAGTTGCACGGCCGCATTTCGGTGGGTGGCAGCTTGCAATCGTTGCGGATCAATAGCACTGCCGAAAATGCCGTCATTCAGGTTGCCGATTCACTTGATGAGGCCACCTTTGAGTCGTCCACCGCGGCGGCGATGAGTATTGGGCAACGATTGACGCAAATGACAATTCATGGAAGTTGGAATGGCCGACTGAGTGCCGCCAGTTTGGGAGACATCGACGTACTGGGCGATTTTGGCAGTGCGAATTTGCCTGATTCAAGTACCGAGGAAGTGGGTGCGTTGGATTCGGATGATGTGGCCGCCACACAAGCATCCATTGTGGCAGATCACGATATCGAGTCCGTCAACGTGCTGGGATCATTCTACGGTGCTATTCGGTCGGGCGGTTCGGTGGAACAAATTGCATCGCAGGGTCTGTCGATGGGAACAATCGTGGCATCAACCGTCCAAGCGTCACGATTTACTGCAGGCACTATGCTTCTGCAAACCTCTGGTACCGGCGAAATGGACGTAGTGCTACACCAAGTGGGTAGTGCGTTGGACGGTGTCTTTGCCACCGGGCAAGAGTCCTTCCTCGATCTACGCTTGGCAGACTCGACAGGACAGATTGTTCGCGATAGCCAATCCGGAAGCCTTGATTTCGATGGGCAACCCGCAGGTTTCTATCGCTTGATATGGGATGCCGGTTCGATGGACCAATCCGTCGCTATTCGGCTTCCAACGGGAACAAACGGGCTTCAACTAGATGCGGAACAGGTCGACGTCGCAATTTTGGATTTAGACGATGGACAGATTACCGTACCGGCATCAAGTCAGTATCGGACTCTCGTGTTTTCGATCGGGCAAGAATCTGACTTGTCCCTAACTACGTCAGGCCTGTCGCCAACCAGTCTGGCGATGCCACGAATTATCTCATCTGATCGCGAGATACTTGGATCACTAGTCGATCCGTCGCACGAAACGTCCCTGCAAACAATATCGCTTTCTCCTCAAACGTATGTTTTGTTGGTGCCGCCCTTAGATCACGAGATCACCGTCGAACTGGACTTCGAGCATGTAGGTAGTCGGACGGAGGCATTAACAAACGTCCTCTATCCGAGTGACGTCAACCTGGACGGACAGACATCAGCACTCGACGCGTTGTTGATCGTTAATCTCCTAGCTCGAGTCGAAGGAAACTTACGAACTGCAGGCCTATTGCCGGACGTATCGGGTGACGGTGACGTGACCGCTTTGGATGCGTTGCAGGTGATCAACCGTATGACGCGGACTTCGCTATCAGCTAGTTCTGATGGTGAGATGGTTTCGTTTGTCAAAGTCATCCGTAGCGACGATACAGTTATGCCTATTGAGACACCAGTCGATAGCCTGGACCGCAGTATCGAGGAAATGCGAAGTTGGTTCGGACCGTTGCTTGCAACGCTACCTGCACCACTTCGATCCCAACCTGAAAGTCACAGAGGTAGTCTATATGTGGAACCCCAGAAGGGCGAAAGATCAGACATCAAACGTAGTTCAAATCCGAATGCCTCAGTAGCGGATCATGAACTCGGCTCAATAATATCGACAGACATGCGATGA
- a CDS encoding polysaccharide deacetylase family protein — translation MSVISKSTWIAFVALLIAAPSMAAAEDGFWPEGKTYCVTLTYDDGIRSQIDHALPQLKAAKLKGTFFCTGGATYLWSQEEVDRIREEGHELAGHTILHPCARKYDWVKPGNAAEDYDDARMAKELDENLANLVSNGVKRETATFAYPCGGTTIGEDNHSYIPMVKERFFAARTTRNGFHVPEEGKIDLYEVKTVAGDQRDLAYQLSQVTAAREKNGWVVFMFHGVGGDHLAISAEDHKELLRFLQNDDNVWVATFQEAAAWVKSKQEG, via the coding sequence ATGAGTGTCATTTCTAAGTCAACATGGATCGCATTTGTCGCGTTGCTGATCGCGGCCCCGTCAATGGCGGCTGCCGAAGATGGGTTTTGGCCAGAGGGCAAGACTTATTGCGTGACACTCACGTATGACGACGGGATCCGAAGTCAAATCGATCATGCACTGCCGCAACTCAAGGCTGCGAAACTGAAGGGCACTTTCTTTTGCACCGGGGGTGCCACCTACCTTTGGTCCCAAGAAGAAGTAGATCGGATTCGCGAAGAGGGGCACGAGTTAGCGGGACACACGATCCTCCATCCGTGCGCCCGGAAGTACGATTGGGTGAAGCCCGGCAACGCGGCCGAGGACTACGATGATGCTCGGATGGCGAAAGAGCTTGATGAGAACCTTGCCAACTTGGTCAGCAATGGCGTCAAGCGCGAGACAGCCACGTTCGCCTACCCTTGCGGCGGCACGACGATCGGCGAAGACAATCACAGCTATATCCCGATGGTCAAAGAACGATTCTTCGCGGCACGAACGACCAGAAACGGATTCCACGTTCCCGAAGAAGGCAAGATTGACCTGTACGAGGTAAAGACGGTTGCGGGCGACCAGCGAGACTTGGCGTATCAACTAAGCCAAGTGACCGCAGCACGCGAAAAGAACGGTTGGGTGGTCTTCATGTTCCACGGGGTGGGTGGCGATCACTTGGCGATCAGCGCTGAAGACCACAAAGAACTGCTTCGCTTCCTGCAAAACGACGACAACGTCTGGGTCGCAACCTTCCAAGAAGCTGCTGCCTGGGTAAAGTCCAAGCAAGAAGGCTAA
- a CDS encoding S1 RNA-binding domain-containing protein, translated as MSNGDTPETNSAESVTAEPAAATTPETPPTVGNEPETQASSEPAAASKPAPLAGAARSGGGPLAARGLGVAKPASPSVSTEQLEKQNSKAGKKPSKPKKAPRPRVIGDAPESAERRAKPALPGKVAVPSMRGGLDDDLQAELDAELAAADVEGMLGGDAGMPDRKEPLSEGQRLFATVLKIHDDSVFVALGGPDEGVVPFEMFTEEPAIGASIEVVVRSFSKADGLFSLGLPGAAVEASDWEDIDEGSVVDAVVTGHNSGGLEVKVGNMKGFIPISQIADYRVEDTSEFVDQKFLCVVTESNERRGNLVLSRRAILDREREEKKKEQLEKLDVGYEGEGVVRSIKDFGAFVDLGGLDGLIHISKLSWDRVKHPSDVLEVGQKVMVRIDKMDKETGKISLSYRDLLENPWDAAEAEFPVGSVHKGAVTRVAPFGAFVRLGTGVEGLVHISELAHHRVSKVDAFVNEGDEVEVKVVSFDRDAQKVGLSIKQAQSIGAPETSKPEEEEDEPQREVAVKASHSGPLKGGNNRESGGEKFGLRW; from the coding sequence ATGAGTAACGGCGACACCCCTGAAACCAACAGCGCCGAGTCTGTCACTGCCGAACCCGCGGCGGCGACTACGCCAGAAACACCGCCCACAGTGGGGAATGAGCCGGAAACACAGGCTTCCAGTGAGCCCGCTGCGGCATCCAAACCGGCCCCGCTTGCCGGTGCCGCACGCAGCGGCGGAGGCCCGTTGGCAGCCCGCGGACTCGGAGTCGCCAAGCCGGCGTCTCCGTCAGTCAGCACCGAGCAGCTAGAAAAGCAGAACTCCAAAGCCGGCAAAAAGCCATCGAAGCCCAAAAAGGCGCCTCGCCCCCGCGTCATTGGTGATGCTCCCGAATCCGCCGAACGTCGCGCCAAGCCTGCTTTGCCCGGAAAGGTTGCAGTACCTTCCATGCGAGGCGGCCTCGACGACGACCTGCAGGCCGAACTTGATGCTGAACTAGCCGCAGCGGATGTCGAAGGCATGCTCGGCGGCGATGCTGGAATGCCAGACCGCAAAGAACCATTGTCCGAAGGTCAACGCCTATTTGCCACGGTCTTGAAGATCCATGACGATAGCGTGTTCGTCGCCTTGGGTGGTCCCGACGAAGGCGTTGTTCCGTTTGAAATGTTTACCGAAGAACCTGCCATCGGAGCTTCCATCGAAGTCGTCGTTCGCAGTTTTAGCAAGGCGGACGGATTGTTCTCGCTTGGACTTCCCGGCGCGGCAGTAGAAGCGTCGGACTGGGAAGACATCGACGAAGGCAGTGTCGTTGATGCAGTCGTTACCGGACACAATTCCGGTGGCTTAGAAGTCAAAGTCGGCAACATGAAAGGCTTCATTCCGATCAGTCAAATTGCTGACTATCGCGTGGAAGACACATCCGAATTTGTTGACCAGAAGTTTCTTTGCGTGGTGACCGAATCTAACGAGCGTCGCGGGAACCTGGTTCTATCGCGTCGAGCGATCTTGGACCGTGAGCGTGAAGAGAAGAAGAAAGAGCAACTCGAAAAACTTGATGTTGGCTACGAAGGCGAAGGCGTCGTGCGCAGCATCAAGGACTTCGGTGCTTTCGTCGACCTCGGTGGGCTCGATGGCCTGATCCACATCAGCAAACTGAGCTGGGATCGAGTGAAGCACCCCAGCGATGTCTTGGAAGTCGGCCAAAAGGTAATGGTCCGCATCGACAAGATGGACAAAGAAACCGGAAAGATTTCGCTTTCGTACCGCGATTTGCTCGAAAATCCCTGGGACGCCGCAGAAGCGGAATTCCCAGTCGGCAGCGTTCATAAAGGCGCCGTCACTCGAGTTGCCCCGTTTGGAGCCTTCGTCCGACTTGGCACCGGAGTCGAAGGCTTGGTGCACATCAGCGAATTGGCGCACCATCGTGTTTCCAAAGTGGACGCCTTTGTGAACGAAGGTGACGAAGTGGAAGTGAAAGTGGTGTCCTTCGATCGAGACGCGCAAAAGGTCGGCTTGTCAATCAAGCAGGCACAATCGATCGGTGCCCCCGAAACGTCCAAGCCAGAAGAAGAGGAAGACGAGCCACAACGCGAAGTCGCCGTCAAAGCTTCCCACTCTGGGCCACTTAAAGGTGGCAACAACCGCGAATCCGGTGGCGAGAAGTTCGGCCTGCGTTGGTAG
- a CDS encoding BLUF domain-containing protein translates to MSQGKMSSDVLDSSDLVQLVYVSAATVAFSDDQLDHLLEVARHNNAALDVTGVLLLREGTFFQVLEGYSDVVQDLYDKIALDQRHGKVLVLTKRSIEERNFGDWSMGFVRDQRVINELPGFVDFFSGRTFLDLAGDSRRVEQTLDGFRRGRWRRQVADGIC, encoded by the coding sequence ATGTCCCAGGGAAAAATGTCATCTGACGTCTTGGACTCATCCGATTTGGTCCAACTTGTCTACGTCAGCGCAGCCACCGTCGCGTTCAGCGATGATCAACTCGATCATCTGTTGGAGGTCGCTCGTCACAACAACGCCGCCCTCGATGTTACGGGTGTGCTGCTGCTGCGAGAAGGAACGTTCTTTCAAGTTCTCGAAGGATACTCCGACGTCGTCCAAGATCTTTACGACAAGATCGCGTTGGACCAACGGCACGGCAAAGTGTTGGTTCTGACCAAGCGTTCGATCGAAGAACGCAACTTTGGTGACTGGAGCATGGGGTTCGTTCGCGATCAACGTGTGATCAACGAACTACCGGGCTTCGTAGATTTCTTCAGCGGTCGCACATTCCTAGACCTCGCCGGTGACTCACGCCGCGTGGAACAGACCCTCGACGGCTTCCGCCGAGGTCGTTGGCGTCGGCAAGTGGCCGATGGAATTTGTTGA
- a CDS encoding heme NO-binding domain-containing protein, protein MMTDRSVTAHVKSQHKVELIVEEGVMKGIVFTELIEMVEEDLGIEIADRMISGAKTSNDGSYTSVGTYDHAELIQLVISLSAETGIPVPDLVQAFGKHLFARFHELYPQFFAGIDSAIDFLPMVEAYIHVEVRKLYPDAELPSFQCETSGEMLSMTYQSKRPFADLAEGLIAACITHFGDPIDMTRKDLGAQDGTQACFLLRPTSDVPAEEVAV, encoded by the coding sequence ATGATGACTGATCGTTCAGTCACGGCTCACGTGAAGAGCCAACACAAAGTGGAACTCATAGTCGAGGAAGGTGTCATGAAAGGGATCGTATTTACTGAGCTGATTGAAATGGTGGAAGAGGATCTTGGAATCGAGATCGCCGACCGAATGATCAGCGGCGCAAAGACTTCGAATGATGGCTCGTACACATCCGTAGGAACCTACGACCACGCAGAACTTATCCAGCTCGTGATTTCGCTGTCGGCTGAAACGGGCATCCCGGTACCCGATTTGGTTCAAGCGTTCGGCAAGCACTTGTTCGCACGCTTCCATGAACTTTACCCCCAATTCTTTGCGGGCATCGATTCGGCAATCGACTTTCTTCCGATGGTGGAAGCCTACATTCACGTCGAAGTTCGAAAGCTCTATCCCGACGCCGAACTTCCGTCGTTCCAGTGCGAAACGAGCGGCGAAATGTTGAGCATGACCTACCAATCCAAGCGTCCGTTTGCGGACTTGGCCGAAGGTTTGATCGCGGCTTGCATTACTCACTTTGGCGATCCCATCGACATGACTCGCAAGGACCTTGGCGCACAAGACGGAACGCAAGCCTGCTTCCTGCTGCGTCCTACTTCGGATGTGCCAGCGGAAGAAGTGGCGGTCTAA
- a CDS encoding two-component system sensor histidine kinase NtrB — MSDIELLKRRFERERAARKAAESLLEQKSLEVYQANLKLSELAEHTEAIVETAADGIVTYGQDGVIRSFNRSAARIFQRESGIGLNVRDLFQCSDTLCSVLFLADDFRESNANNEPLEFVGVRASGQAFPAEVSTSRVELNESLVYTSLIRDLSKRKELEVRLGQAQKMESVGQLAAGIAHEINTPIQFVGDNIKFLQGAFEDISDLLALYDQLVEAVDGNQPTQEVLSQVKQQCEIADLPFLQDEFPSAIAQSLEGIERVATIVRAMKEFSLPATQSKSAIDINRAIENTLAVAANQASEIATIQTELDPSLPPVLCLAGQMNQCFLNLLTNAVEAIADHCEPGAGRIKISTRADKDAVEIRVEDNGPGIPAEITNRIFDPFFTTKPVGKGTGQGLSFVYGVIVDMHDGTIHAQSPPNGGTTFVVSLPAHNYAETKGRAHANSAH; from the coding sequence ATGTCTGACATCGAACTGCTGAAGCGACGATTCGAGCGAGAGAGAGCGGCCCGAAAGGCGGCTGAGTCTCTGCTGGAACAAAAGTCACTTGAGGTCTATCAAGCGAACCTCAAACTTAGCGAACTTGCCGAACACACCGAAGCAATTGTCGAAACCGCTGCCGACGGCATTGTGACGTACGGACAAGATGGTGTCATTCGTTCGTTCAATCGTTCGGCGGCGAGGATCTTTCAACGTGAATCCGGAATAGGGTTAAACGTCCGCGATTTGTTTCAATGCAGCGACACGTTGTGCAGCGTGCTTTTTTTGGCCGATGACTTCCGGGAATCGAACGCGAACAACGAACCACTTGAATTTGTCGGAGTGCGTGCCAGCGGACAAGCGTTCCCAGCCGAAGTTTCGACCAGTCGCGTCGAACTGAACGAATCGTTGGTCTACACGTCGCTCATTCGCGACCTGTCCAAACGCAAAGAATTAGAGGTGCGGTTGGGGCAAGCTCAAAAGATGGAATCCGTGGGTCAGCTAGCCGCTGGGATCGCGCACGAGATCAATACGCCCATCCAGTTCGTTGGCGACAACATCAAGTTCTTACAAGGAGCGTTTGAGGACATTTCTGATCTGCTGGCGCTGTATGACCAGTTGGTGGAAGCGGTCGATGGGAATCAACCCACGCAAGAGGTCCTGTCGCAAGTCAAGCAGCAGTGCGAGATCGCCGATCTTCCGTTCCTGCAAGACGAGTTTCCCAGCGCGATTGCTCAATCCCTCGAAGGAATCGAACGCGTCGCCACGATCGTGCGAGCAATGAAAGAATTCTCGTTGCCAGCGACCCAAAGCAAGTCCGCGATCGATATCAATCGAGCCATCGAAAACACCTTGGCGGTCGCAGCGAATCAAGCCAGCGAGATTGCAACGATACAAACGGAACTCGATCCGTCGCTGCCACCGGTTCTTTGCCTCGCCGGCCAAATGAACCAGTGCTTTCTCAATCTACTCACCAATGCGGTCGAGGCGATTGCTGATCACTGCGAACCAGGTGCCGGAAGAATCAAAATCAGCACTCGCGCCGACAAGGATGCAGTCGAAATTCGCGTCGAAGACAATGGCCCCGGCATCCCAGCGGAAATCACCAACCGTATCTTCGATCCGTTCTTTACCACCAAGCCCGTGGGCAAGGGCACCGGCCAAGGACTTTCGTTTGTGTATGGCGTGATTGTCGACATGCATGACGGGACCATCCACGCGCAATCGCCTCCCAACGGCGGGACCACATTTGTTGTCTCCCTTCCCGCTCACAACTACGCCGAAACGAAGGGGAGGGCTCATGCGAATTCTGCTCATTGA